A window of Bradyrhizobium sp. AZCC 1610 contains these coding sequences:
- a CDS encoding cupin domain-containing protein, which produces MASENNGAFVRNIAEVPWREFPNHFGGALSKPLVMPETAGSRHIDYRISMYQPMAHVARHKHRVQEQIYHVLEGEGLMEIAGKNHVVRKHDFIFLPPGVEHAISNSGLVDLVFLVITSPVTDDEKPV; this is translated from the coding sequence ATGGCTTCAGAAAACAACGGCGCCTTCGTCCGCAACATCGCTGAAGTGCCGTGGCGGGAATTCCCCAATCATTTCGGCGGCGCGCTGTCAAAACCGCTTGTCATGCCGGAGACGGCGGGCTCCCGTCACATCGACTACCGGATCTCGATGTACCAGCCGATGGCGCATGTCGCGCGCCACAAGCATCGCGTGCAGGAGCAGATCTATCACGTGCTCGAAGGCGAGGGGCTGATGGAGATCGCGGGGAAGAACCACGTCGTCCGCAAGCACGACTTCATCTTCCTGCCGCCCGGCGTCGAACACGCGATCTCGAATTCGGGGCTGGTGGATCTGGTGTTTTTGGTGATCACCTCGCCGGTGACGGACGACGAAAAGCCGGTGTGA
- a CDS encoding IclR family transcriptional regulator, with translation MKPRTKPKTSDKPATSSKVSIGKVSITRLVPSSEPNIDDEAEERARGGVQSLGRAFSIIEEVARHREGIGLADLSKRVGLHNSTTFHLAKTLVSLGYLRQERDSKRYRVGRPLFALAASALDEIEMVNLATPVLEDLSRETGESGHFAVRMGDAVVVIARTSGPGAFQLTDRVGVVRPAHCTALGKIMLASLRPDQLKRFLERVELKPSTKKSITDPAVLLRDIAEIRRSAIAFDDGEFNAEVRCVAVPVYNFTGEVIGALGISGPIWRMTDQVLQSRAKLVQSAAGRLSAEFGARDLAKSS, from the coding sequence GTGAAACCGCGCACCAAGCCGAAGACGAGCGACAAGCCGGCCACATCGAGCAAGGTTTCGATCGGCAAGGTTTCGATCACAAGGCTGGTGCCATCGAGCGAGCCCAACATCGACGACGAGGCCGAGGAGCGCGCGCGCGGCGGCGTGCAGTCGCTGGGCCGCGCCTTTTCGATCATCGAGGAAGTGGCGCGTCACCGCGAAGGCATCGGGCTTGCCGACCTCAGCAAGCGGGTGGGCCTGCATAATTCCACCACCTTCCACCTCGCCAAGACGCTGGTCTCGCTCGGCTATCTCAGGCAGGAGCGCGATTCAAAACGCTACCGCGTCGGCCGGCCGCTGTTTGCGCTCGCGGCAAGCGCGCTCGACGAAATCGAGATGGTGAATCTGGCGACGCCGGTGCTGGAAGACTTGTCGCGCGAAACCGGCGAAAGCGGCCATTTTGCCGTGCGGATGGGCGATGCGGTGGTCGTGATTGCCCGCACCAGCGGACCCGGCGCGTTCCAGTTGACCGACCGCGTCGGCGTGGTGCGCCCGGCGCATTGCACCGCGCTCGGCAAGATCATGCTGGCCTCGTTGCGCCCGGATCAGTTGAAGCGCTTTCTCGAACGCGTCGAACTGAAGCCGTCGACCAAGAAATCGATCACCGACCCCGCCGTGCTCCTGCGCGATATCGCCGAGATCCGCCGCAGTGCGATCGCCTTCGACGACGGCGAATTCAATGCGGAAGTCCGCTGCGTCGCCGTGCCGGTCTATAATTTCACCGGCGAAGTGATCGGCGCGCTCGGCATCTCCGGCCCGATCTGGCGCATGACGGACCAGGTGCTGCAGAGCCGCGCCAAGCTGGTGCAATCGGCCGCCGGTCGGCTGTCCGCCGAATTCGGCGCGCGGGATCTCGCGAAATCCTCCTGA
- a CDS encoding thiamine pyrophosphate-binding protein, producing MSRNMLNGAQVIVDYLIQEKVPQVFGLCGHGNIQFIDALYERSADIKTISVHHESVAGFMADVYYRVSGRPTATFTSCGPGSANLPISLANAFLDSVPFMAVTGNVPTSQFNRGAFQEMYRHYQADFPSTVRTMCKKVFQPTRGEMVPLAVRQAWKTMTTGRPGPVVLDVPFDVFMESAAEEAPNAQAWNANISSRCGADPEGVIKAVDMLLGAERPTIIVGQGVRYGGAAEELLKLAERLQIPVAASASGLGAIDCSHPLALGLVARAGHYQANHATRQADVLLAMGMRFDDRTSSSWIPGYSFTIPPTRLIHVDIDPEEIGRNYPVALGLMADVRTFLRQVHAELDRRADLTKKADARKKWLLQIDTYRQEWDKFVAPGFSDDTTPINPQRAALEIDKALPENAILVSDIGVHHNWLLGFCKPRRPDSLIGSMGFGPMGFGVAGVMGAKFAAPDRPCVSVCGDGAFFMHANVLGTAVEYNLPVVWVVWNNYAYASIRGLQRGYLGGRELATDFHDPNTGERYNPDFAAMARSCGVEGVRVDRAGDLGEAIRKGIAANRPYLIDVDIAADINPVGAGVWELPGLGQSKAGIGTRFQPA from the coding sequence ATGTCGCGTAACATGCTCAACGGCGCCCAGGTCATCGTCGACTATCTGATCCAGGAGAAGGTGCCGCAGGTGTTCGGCCTGTGCGGCCACGGCAACATCCAGTTCATCGACGCGCTGTATGAGCGCTCCGCCGATATCAAGACCATCTCGGTGCATCACGAGAGCGTCGCCGGCTTCATGGCCGACGTGTACTACCGCGTGTCGGGGCGGCCGACGGCGACGTTTACGTCCTGCGGGCCCGGCTCGGCGAACCTGCCGATCTCGCTCGCCAATGCCTTCCTCGACTCCGTGCCGTTCATGGCGGTGACCGGCAACGTGCCGACCAGCCAGTTCAACCGCGGCGCCTTCCAGGAAATGTACCGGCATTATCAGGCCGATTTTCCCTCCACCGTGCGCACGATGTGCAAGAAGGTGTTTCAGCCGACGCGCGGCGAGATGGTGCCGCTGGCGGTGCGGCAGGCCTGGAAGACGATGACGACCGGCCGCCCCGGACCGGTCGTGCTCGACGTGCCCTTTGACGTCTTCATGGAGTCGGCGGCCGAGGAGGCGCCGAATGCGCAGGCCTGGAACGCCAACATATCGAGCCGCTGCGGCGCCGATCCGGAAGGCGTGATCAAGGCCGTCGACATGCTGCTCGGCGCCGAGCGGCCGACGATCATTGTGGGGCAGGGTGTGCGCTATGGCGGCGCGGCGGAAGAATTACTGAAGCTTGCCGAGCGGCTGCAGATCCCGGTCGCGGCTTCCGCAAGCGGCCTTGGCGCGATCGATTGCAGCCATCCGCTGGCGCTGGGTCTCGTCGCACGCGCCGGGCATTATCAGGCCAATCACGCGACGCGTCAGGCGGATGTTCTGCTGGCGATGGGGATGCGGTTCGACGATCGCACGTCGAGCTCGTGGATCCCGGGATATTCCTTCACCATTCCGCCGACGCGGCTGATTCACGTCGATATCGATCCCGAGGAGATTGGCCGCAATTATCCTGTGGCGCTCGGCCTGATGGCCGATGTGCGCACCTTCCTGCGCCAAGTGCACGCCGAACTCGATCGCCGCGCGGACCTCACCAAAAAGGCCGATGCCCGCAAGAAGTGGCTTTTGCAGATCGATACCTACCGACAGGAATGGGACAAGTTCGTCGCGCCCGGATTCTCCGACGACACCACCCCGATCAATCCGCAGCGCGCCGCGCTCGAAATCGACAAGGCGCTGCCTGAGAATGCGATCCTCGTCAGCGACATCGGCGTGCACCACAACTGGCTGCTCGGCTTCTGCAAGCCGCGGCGGCCGGATTCGTTGATCGGCTCGATGGGGTTCGGCCCGATGGGCTTTGGCGTCGCCGGCGTGATGGGTGCGAAGTTTGCCGCGCCCGACCGGCCCTGCGTGTCGGTGTGCGGCGACGGCGCGTTCTTCATGCACGCCAATGTGCTGGGCACGGCGGTCGAATACAATCTGCCCGTGGTCTGGGTGGTCTGGAACAATTACGCCTATGCCTCGATCCGCGGACTGCAGCGCGGCTACCTCGGCGGGCGTGAGCTAGCGACCGATTTCCACGATCCCAACACCGGCGAGCGCTACAATCCGGATTTTGCCGCGATGGCGCGCTCCTGCGGCGTCGAGGGCGTGCGCGTCGATCGCGCCGGCGATCTCGGCGAAGCCATCCGCAAGGGCATCGCGGCGAACAGGCCCTATCTAATCGATGTCGATATCGCCGCCGACATCAATCCGGTCGGCGCCGGGGTCTGGGAATTGCCCGGGCTCGGCCAGAGCAAGGCCGGCATCGGCACGCGTTTTCAGCCAGCCTGA
- a CDS encoding SDR family oxidoreductase codes for MLLAGKKVVIVGGSSGIGLATAEMAKREGADIILASRNVERLDKVAEKLKAIAIPADVTSDDSVAALFRRCGPVDHVVVTAAQLRTGPFKTVAMEDVRATMEGKFWGAWRVAQQAEIRPGGSLTLVSGFLSVRPRPNSAIVSAANGALESLARALALELAPVRVNAVSPGIIDTPIRAAMPEEARRDMLAKTAAALPVGRVGVAEDIARQILGFMANGFTTGSIVYIDGGALVI; via the coding sequence ATGTTGCTTGCAGGCAAGAAAGTTGTGATCGTCGGTGGTTCCTCCGGTATCGGTCTTGCGACCGCGGAGATGGCGAAGCGCGAAGGCGCCGATATCATTCTTGCGTCGCGAAACGTGGAGCGGCTCGACAAGGTGGCCGAGAAGCTGAAAGCGATCGCGATCCCCGCCGACGTTACCAGCGATGATAGCGTCGCCGCGCTGTTCCGCCGTTGCGGCCCCGTGGATCACGTCGTAGTCACGGCGGCGCAACTTCGCACCGGTCCATTCAAGACGGTGGCGATGGAAGATGTCCGCGCGACCATGGAAGGCAAGTTCTGGGGCGCCTGGCGCGTTGCGCAGCAGGCCGAGATTCGCCCCGGCGGCTCGCTGACGCTGGTGTCGGGCTTCCTCAGCGTTCGGCCACGGCCGAATTCGGCGATCGTCAGCGCCGCCAACGGCGCGCTGGAATCGCTGGCCCGGGCGCTGGCGCTCGAACTGGCGCCGGTGCGCGTCAACGCGGTCTCGCCCGGCATCATCGATACCCCGATCCGCGCCGCGATGCCGGAAGAGGCGCGGCGCGACATGCTGGCGAAGACGGCAGCCGCGTTGCCGGTCGGCCGCGTCGGCGTGGCTGAGGATATCGCGCGGCAAATCCTCGGTTTCATGGCGAACGGTTTTACCACGGGATCGATCGTCTATATCGATGGCGGGGCGCTCGTCATCTGA